The Pyxidicoccus sp. MSG2 DNA segment GTTCAGGTTCTTGAACTGGAGCGTGACGTTCATCGTCGCGGCCGGGTCACCGGCGAGCTTGTCGGCGGCGGTGAGGGTGACCTTCAGGCCCTGCTGCGCCATCACTTCGTTGAAGTTGGCCTTGTCGACGTTGATGGGCGCGCGCTGCTCCAGCGGGCGGTCATCGGCCTGGCCCGTGAAGTCCCCCATCATGAGGACCTTCAGCGGCAGCTCGACCTGCTCCTGGGCGTTGCCGGTGGCGGGCTTGTAGACGATGTTGACGCGCTCGGTAGGGGCGACAGAACTCTCTTTGCTCATCTGCGGCTTTCTCCTTGAGTGCTGCGTTTTTGGCGCGGGCGTCGCATGGGGTGGAGCTTCGCCGCGGTACAACAGGGTTGCATCAGGCGCCGACGCGCAACGCGGCAGAAGAATCCAACCGCGCTAGACGACGATACCGGTTTCGAATCTTCGCTGCCACCCGTCCCCCCTCCTTTTCCCCAGGGGCGCGGGTCGACAACCAGCCTTCGAGGCACGCGGCCGCGAGGGCGGGTTCCCACGTGTCGAGAGAATGGGCAGACACCTCCTCGTCGAGCGCGTCGTAGACGGCGCGGGCGAGCGGGAGCTGTCCCGCGTTGGCGCACAGCCGCGCCAATGCCAGTCGTGACAGGAACCGGGCACGGCCGGTGGTGGCGGCGACGATGGCGCCCTGCAACCGGGTTACGGCTTCGTGGACGCGGCCCTCGGCCAGCAGCGCGCGAGCCTCATCCTCCAGGGCAGGGCTGCTTCCAGCAGCGGACGCTTCGGGGGGAAGCGACGGCGGCGGCAGGGCCAGCGGCGAGGCGGAGGCGACGGGGCCCGCGGAAGCGGTGGCGGAGGATGTACTCGTGAGGATCACCTGCGCGCGCAGCCAGGTGCGGGTGGCGTCGTCGGTGAGGGGTTTGCCGTTGGCGGCGACGAGCTCCTCGACGCCGGGCATGCGACGCAACTGGGCGCCCAGCTCCTGGACGAGCGCGGCGTGGGCGGCCGCGTGCGACTCGCCCAGGCCGGTGAGGGCGGCGGCGCTGAAGCGGTGCAGGCCGAGCGCGAAGCGGTGCTGGCCCAGCGCGGACTCGGCCTCGTCGAGCAGGTCGGCCCAGCGCTGGTTGTTCTCCAGCGTCTCCAGCTTGGTGCGCAGCGCGTCCGGCAGCGGCTGCAGTGGGGTGCGGCCATTGGCCCCGGCGGTGGGGGGCCGGGCCAGGTGCAGCCACAGGCCCATGCGCATCAGCCGGTAGGGCAGCGGGTCCGCGACGCTCGCGCGGCGCAGCGCCCCGGCGGCGCCCAGGAGCGCGGTGCCCACGTTGCGCAGGAAGTCCGTGACGGCCTCCGCGGTGGACAGGTCCGGCGAGGCCGGCAGCGCCGGAAGGGCAGGCACCGCCACGGGCGTGGAAGGCGCGACGGTGTTCCGGGCGGGCGCGGCCTGCGTCGCGGGACTCCCGGCGGCGGTCTTCGCGGTGGCGGGGGGACTGGCGGCGCCGTTCGTCGCGGCGCGGCTCGCGGCGGTGGGGCCGGCGCCGTTCGCCGCGGCGTGGCTCGCGGCGGTGGGGCCGGCGCCGTTCACCGGGGTGGTACTCCTGGAGTCGTCACTCGCGGAAGCGCCGTTCGCCGGGGAGTCCTGCGCCGTCGAGGCGTCCGACTGCGCGGAGTCCTGGGGGGCTGGCGCGGGCGCGGGCGGGGGCAGCCCCGCGCGCAGCCGGGAGATGGCGTCCTGCAGCGGACCGAAGGCGGGCGCCGAGTCGGCGAAGCGCTCGCGGGACAGCTGCGACAGCCGCTTCAGCGCGACGGACAGCGCCTCCAGCGACTCCGCGCTCACGCTGGCCTGCTCCACCGAGGGAAGCATGCGGCCCAGCCGCTCCACGAACCAGCCCACGGCGTTGGCCCGGCCGCGCAGCCGCTTCAGCTCGGGGAAGAGGTCGGGCCAGTACCGCTCCGTCACCTCGGTGATGATGGCGGCCCCGGTGGCCGCGCCGTCCAGGCCGCGCGTGGCATACAGGCCATAGGCCATGTACGAGGCCAGCCAGAGGTCCTTGGTGGTGCCCTTCAGGAGGTCCCCGGCGCCCTGGACGACGTCGTCCCAGCGCACGCCGGCCGCGGCGGGGGACTCCAGCTTCGCCACCTCCGTGGTGATGGCCTCGTAGGCCGGCTCGTGCTTCGCCTGCACCCCCGCGGGGACGGTGCCGGGCACGGGCTCGACCCAGGGGCGGGCACGCTCACGAAGCTCTTCGAGGGTGGGCGGCATAGAGGCAGACGGGTTTCAGGGAGCCAGCGCGCGCAGCAGCTGCTCGAGGGTGGTGGAGGGAGCGTCGAT contains these protein-coding regions:
- the tssB gene encoding type VI secretion system contractile sheath small subunit — encoded protein: MSKESSVAPTERVNIVYKPATGNAQEQVELPLKVLMMGDFTGQADDRPLEQRAPINVDKANFNEVMAQQGLKVTLTAADKLAGDPAATMNVTLQFKNLNDFSPESVVNQVPELKKLLELRSALNALKGPLGNLPAFRKKLQTMLADEEGRKALIQELGLKPETK
- the tssA gene encoding type VI secretion system protein TssA; its protein translation is MPPTLEELRERARPWVEPVPGTVPAGVQAKHEPAYEAITTEVAKLESPAAAGVRWDDVVQGAGDLLKGTTKDLWLASYMAYGLYATRGLDGAATGAAIITEVTERYWPDLFPELKRLRGRANAVGWFVERLGRMLPSVEQASVSAESLEALSVALKRLSQLSRERFADSAPAFGPLQDAISRLRAGLPPPAPAPAPQDSAQSDASTAQDSPANGASASDDSRSTTPVNGAGPTAASHAAANGAGPTAASRAATNGAASPPATAKTAAGSPATQAAPARNTVAPSTPVAVPALPALPASPDLSTAEAVTDFLRNVGTALLGAAGALRRASVADPLPYRLMRMGLWLHLARPPTAGANGRTPLQPLPDALRTKLETLENNQRWADLLDEAESALGQHRFALGLHRFSAAALTGLGESHAAAHAALVQELGAQLRRMPGVEELVAANGKPLTDDATRTWLRAQVILTSTSSATASAGPVASASPLALPPPSLPPEASAAGSSPALEDEARALLAEGRVHEAVTRLQGAIVAATTGRARFLSRLALARLCANAGQLPLARAVYDALDEEVSAHSLDTWEPALAAACLEGWLSTRAPGEKEGGRVAAKIRNRYRRLARLDSSAALRVGA